From Carassius auratus strain Wakin chromosome 10, ASM336829v1, whole genome shotgun sequence, a single genomic window includes:
- the LOC113110440 gene encoding phosphatidate cytidylyltransferase 2-like, translated as MLFTLLGVIALVQRERRKVNSIDSCQDEKDVPPVRSPDGQTSAHISSDAAVEQPSSRHPEDWSHEPLIHDLVWDLSERRVDVLSGVMCKCDVDSFQTVPELSVDVLTTEEPMTGHPEVDSVSTAQTSEGPTEAPEAPQTSQLEDTQTTAMGINSCSDDIGVDLREGGFGSVHSEEASSEVLLSELRDQRSDDEETYEASDIETKSDSEGPEVPVPVDDTPEGLNRVLSGLSWRWREILALAMISGFFCSIYLGPMSLMTIVLCVQIKCFHELITIGYHWHRLPWFRTLSWYFLLYVNDFLYGETLTDNFFTLVQREEPIRLLSQSHGLIPFVLYLAGLCMFALSLVKRRHRPQFYMLGWTLMILATLSQLIIRNLFEGMIWFIVPISCFIYNGFRVWVLVWSHPSLLVVY; from the exons GCCAGACTTCTGCACATATCAGCAGTGACGCAGCAGTCGAGCAACCCTCGAGCCGTCACCCTGAAGACTGGAGCCACGAGCCGCTGATCCATGATTTAGTCTGGGATTTGTCTGAACGGAGAGTTGACGTTCTCAGCGGTGTCATGTGCAAATGTGACGTCGACTCGTTCCAGACTGTCCCTGAATTGAGTGTTGATGTCCTGACTACAGAGGAGCCTATGACTGGTCACCCTGAAGTGGATTCAGTCAGCACTGCCCAAACTTCAGAGGGTCCAACAGAGGCCCCTGAGGCACCTCAGACCAGCCAGCTGGAGGATACTCAGACAACAGCTATGG gCATTAATTCCTGCAGCGATGATATCGGCGTTGATCTGAGAGAAGGAGGCTTTGGATCGGTTCATTCAGAG GAGGCTTCTTCTGAAGTCCTTCTGTCAGAGCTGCGAGATCAGCGCTCGGACGACGAGGAGACTTATGAAGCCTCGGACATTGAGACTAAATCAGACTCGGAGGGTCCTGAAGTTCCCGTTCCTGTCGACGACACACCAGAGGGTCTCAACAGAGTCCTCTCAGGCCTTTCCTGGCGATGGAGGGAGATCCTCGCCTTGGCTATGATCTCTGGCTTCTTCTGCAGTATTTATCTGGGTCCCATGTCTCTGATGACGATTGTGCTGTGCGTTCAGATCAAGTGCTTCCATGAGCTGATCACCATCGGTTATCACTGGCACCGCCTGCCATGGTTCAGAACGCTAAGCTGGTACTTCCTGCTGTACGTGAACGACTTCCTCTATGGGGAAACGCTCACGGATAACTTCTTCACTCTGGTGCAGAGGGAGGAGCCTATACGCCTGCTCAGCCAATCCCATGGCTTAATTCCGTTTGTCCTGTACCTCGCTGGGCTCTGCATGTTTGCTCTGAGTCTGGTGAAGAGACGCCATCGCCCACAGTTCTACATGCTCGGCTGGACTCTAATGATTTTGGCCACTCTGTCCCAATTAATCATTCGCAACCTGTTTGAGGGCATGATCTGGTTTATAGTGCCCATCTCTTGCTTTATTTATAATGGCTTCCGAGTTTGGGTTCTTGTTTGGTCGCACCCCTCTCTTCTAGTTGTCTACTAA